The segment AATTCACTGAGTTTTGCAGTCGACGTCCCCTTCACCGGTCCCCTTCAGTTTCTTCAGCTCCCTCAGCAGCTCCTGCTCAAGGGTTAAGATCTCTTTGGGTTTCTTGTACTggacaaaagagaagaaaaataattactTCAGCATTCTCCCCGTCTCCGTCCTGCATATCATGTGCTGTGATTGTGTTGAAAGAATGCACAGAATATAAAAGAACATATCACGAAGagagcaatataaaaatatattgttgtaATGTCAACAAACTTTGACAGCCAGGGACTGAgtgacaggaagaaaaaaaattctgcacCTTGCCTTAATGATTTGCATAAGATGTTTCATTAAACAACGTTTCAATCTTATCCACATAAACTGTCTATTAAGTATCTAATGCAAGTGATTTGTGGGGGATTTTCTTTGAATTTGTAAAAcaatgtacatttgtttttttgtgagataCTTTTACAATTATTCAGATTGCTCAGATGATACTGACCTGCATTCATCATTTAAGGCCTGAACACATATCTAAGAATCACACTTAAATGCTTTCATCTGCATATTTAAAGCATAACATCAGAGGCATAGATTCATTTATAATTTCATCGTTGTGTCGGACTTACGCTGACAATCAAAGTGTTGTTGGCGTGAGTGAAGCTGAGGGCGGAGCTGTCCAATGGCAGCTGACTGCGATCTAAATCAGGAACACTGAACTTCTTATAATACCTGGGGAGGCGTGGAGAGGATGTCACAGGTTTATCACTCTGCTGTAAAGACAAATGGATTGTAAACAGTGCCATCTATAGGGAGGACAAAAGGATTACATGCAACAAGTGAGCaacataggaaaaaaaaaataaataaaaaaaaatggccaaAAGTTTATGCAAACTTGATGGAAAATCAGTGAACTCGTGCATATGTACTTCTTGTTTGAGGTTTTTATGATGATGCATCTCTCAGACGGCTccactgaaacactgaagacaTCTTTGGGGTAGGGGAGGTTGCGGATTCTCCACTGAAAACTGGCCTTTGTGTCTCTACGCATGAACACGGGCtgtggaaatggaaaaaaattaattttcaagagttttttctaaaatgaatcaaaaaaagtgcacatgaaaaaaaaaaacgcactAGTATCTGTGATACTGTAATATTGAAGTCAAAACCATGAAGATTATAGAAGAAAACCTACATTGGAGCAGTTCTCCTTGATCACCTCAGCGTCTGAAGAAGTGACAGGAGCAGCGAGAGGCTCCCCGATCTCTACCTGCCACTGGCCCTGAGCTCCGAGTGTGCTTTTGTGACGCCACTTCCGTACTGGAAAGTACCAAATATTTCACGAGATATATAGACTCATGCTATTTATTGAAATTTAGAAAATTGCTTCCACAGGGCTGCTGTCTGAAAGTTGTTGCTTACCAATGAGTTCATCTGTTTTCAAGTCATACTCTTCTGCCATTTCTTTTCCATCTGTAAAGAGGTAGTGGATCTTCCTTTTTCCTGAGGGTTGGAATtagaaaatatattaacataCAAATTAGGGGAATAAAAGAAGAATACGacaatgtgtttttagtttagCACAAATAAGACAACAAGTTTTAGTGTAAACCCAACATTAAATGTGATTATTGTTAGGATAGTATTATGTTGCTATTCTTTTACTATGCAAATTGCAAATCTTCAATACATTATTTGTCAAATCAAAACAGCTGTACACGCATGGATGAAGACCAGGCTCACGCATTAAAGAGATCTCACAGTTCATGCAGTATAAATTAGATGCTCACCAAGTCTGTTACAGTTTAAGCAAATTTTCTGAAACGCTGCTGCAGTTGTCCAAACATTACAAGCAATCACTGCAACATTTTATACTGGGCATGACTTCAACAAAAGGTCATCAGTCACTCAAAACATACAGTTCTGTGAAGAAGTATTtgccccctccacccctcctgatttcttctatttttatatatctcaTACTAAATTGTTTCAGATCTTCAAAgtttaacataaaacaaagacaacctGAGTAAACACtacagtttttaaattataattttatttatagaagCAAAAAAGCTATCCAACACCAACTTGGCCTGTGTGAAAAAGTATCTGCCCCCATAGTTACTAAATCCACTAATCTACCAAACTTCATTTATAATTGGGTTCAGCTGGACTAAACACACCCCGGCCTGATTACTGCCAGCCCTGCTCAATCTACACATCACTTAAATAGAACTTTTTCAGGAACTAAAGCGGCTAAACAGTCTGATGCCACCATCAAAGAAAATTCCagaagaaatgaggaagaagaaggttGATTGAAATACATCAGTATGGGAAAGGCTATAAAGCCATTTCTAAGGCTCTGCGACTCCAAAGAACCACAGTGACAGCCATAATCTCCAAATGAAGAAAACTTGGCACAGTAGTAAACATTCCCAGTAGTGGCCGACCTCCCAAAATTCCTCCAAGAGCACAGCGACAACTCATCCAGGAAGTCACACGAGAGCAGAGGACAATATCCAAGGAACTGCAGGCCTCTCTCACTTCAATCAGGATCAGTGTTCAAGACTCTACTGCCAGAAAGACACTGGCCAAAAATGGCATCCATGGGAGAGTGGTGAGGTGAAAACCACTGCTGACCAAGAAGAACATGAAGGCTTGTCTCAGTTTTGCCCACACCTTGATGACCCTAAAACCTTTTGGGAGAATGTTCTTTGGACAGATAAGTCGAATGTGGAACTATTAGGAAGACGGGGGTCCCGTTACATCTGGTTTAAACCAAATACCAGCATTCCACAATAAGAACATCATACCTACACTCACGCATGGTGGTGGTAGCGTGATGGTGTGGGGATGCTTTGCTGCTTCAGGGCCTCGGCGACTTGCCATAATTAAGGGAAATATGAGAAGtatgaaatatatacaaaaatagaATACATCAGGAGGGGGGCAAATACTTTTTCACAGCAATGCAACTGGCTGCAAGCTTACAGCCACTCCCTATTTAAGATTGCTTCTGATTGTCACAAACCATATTCTTGATGAAGGTCTACCACCGAAATGTTGCAAATGAATGTATCATTGCAAGTTAGACAGTGTGCCGGTTAGTTTGCCACTAGTCTGTCCTCTTCCCGGGTCTCCTTGGTGATGGAAGTCACATGGCTCAGGTCCTATTCTGTTTGGCAGCACTTGGAAGTTGTCTGGTGTAATCTtgatcacattcttcatatacagtataatccatctataattttgttatcctgttcCAGGCTATATTTCTGTAATTCATCTTTCTTGTTCTATTATGTATacacatctattgcatgttgtctgtcctgggagagggatccctcttccTGAGCTCTCCTCcaatttttttcctgttaaagggTTTTAGGGTTTAAGGTAATCTTTCCACATTCAAATGGAGGGTGTAAGGACAGGGGAtattgtattgctgtacagactgtaaagccccctgaggcagatttgtgatattgggctatacaaataaaactgactatCTACTGATCATTAGAAAAGCAGTGTAATCCATTCTGACCATAGAGATTAACACAAT is part of the Thunnus albacares chromosome 3, fThuAlb1.1, whole genome shotgun sequence genome and harbors:
- the dpcd gene encoding protein DPCD, with protein sequence MAVQSWIDILRLSKKTALIHDGKRKIHYLFTDGKEMAEEYDLKTDELIVRKWRHKSTLGAQGQWQVEIGEPLAAPVTSSDAEVIKENCSNPVFMRRDTKASFQWRIRNLPYPKDVFSVSVEPSERCIIIKTSNKKYYKKFSVPDLDRSQLPLDSSALSFTHANNTLIVSYKKPKEILTLEQELLRELKKLKGTGEGDVDCKTQ